In Paenibacillus algicola, a genomic segment contains:
- a CDS encoding Gfo/Idh/MocA family protein yields the protein MSTLNIGLIGSGSISESHLKAYSANPKVRLAAVCDLNEPRAREKAEKYDIPNVYSHYKELLANSEVDAVSICTWNNSHAEISIAALQAGKHVLCEKPLCKTVEEALQVQEAVRESGKTLQVGYVRRHASSIHVLKKFIDEDELGEIYFAKASLIRRLGNPGGWFADQERSGGGPLIDIGVHCIDLCWYLMGKPKVKSVSGNTYNRLGNRAHIQNLDFYKAADYDAALNNVEDMANALIRFENGASLLVDVSFTLHARDNSAQINIYGDKGGAEIEPKLSIVTERHNTIINVEPQLTHPGFEFQGAFDQEISHFVDSCLGLIQTNSPVEDGVEMIKILNAVYQSAAEGREIHF from the coding sequence ATGAGCACCTTGAACATCGGTTTGATCGGAAGCGGATCCATCTCTGAATCGCATTTAAAGGCTTACAGTGCCAACCCGAAGGTCAGGCTTGCCGCCGTATGCGACCTGAATGAACCCAGAGCGCGTGAAAAGGCAGAGAAATATGACATCCCGAACGTGTATAGTCATTATAAGGAACTGCTCGCAAATTCCGAGGTAGATGCCGTCAGTATTTGTACCTGGAACAATTCACATGCAGAGATTAGTATTGCCGCCCTTCAAGCGGGCAAGCATGTGCTGTGTGAGAAGCCGCTGTGCAAGACGGTCGAGGAAGCGCTGCAGGTACAGGAGGCGGTACGAGAATCCGGCAAAACGCTGCAGGTCGGCTATGTTCGCCGCCATGCCTCCAGCATTCATGTCCTGAAGAAGTTTATTGATGAAGACGAGCTTGGAGAAATTTATTTTGCCAAAGCGAGCCTGATTCGCCGCCTCGGCAACCCCGGCGGCTGGTTCGCCGATCAGGAGCGCTCCGGCGGAGGGCCTTTGATTGATATCGGCGTTCACTGTATCGACCTGTGCTGGTATTTGATGGGCAAGCCAAAGGTGAAATCGGTCAGCGGCAACACGTATAACCGCCTTGGCAACCGAGCTCATATTCAGAACCTGGATTTTTACAAAGCCGCTGATTATGACGCCGCCTTAAACAACGTAGAGGATATGGCGAATGCCCTTATCCGTTTTGAGAACGGGGCCTCTTTGCTGGTCGATGTCAGCTTTACCCTGCACGCGCGGGATAACTCTGCGCAGATCAATATTTATGGAGACAAGGGCGGCGCCGAGATTGAGCCGAAGCTCTCTATTGTAACGGAGCGTCACAATACGATTATTAATGTAGAGCCGCAGCTTACACATCCGGGCTTCGAATTTCAAGGAGCATTTGACCAGGAAATTTCCCATTTTGTCGATAGCTGTCTCGGCCTGATTCAAACCAACAGTCCGGTAGAGGACGGCGTGGAAATGATCAAGATCCTGAATGCCGTGTATCAATCGGCTGCCGAGGGCCGTGAAATTCATTTTTAA
- a CDS encoding sugar phosphate isomerase/epimerase family protein, translating to MLLNNKIGVIVDSFGVGVREGLVKAQQAGADGVQIYAVSGEMDPANLSPAKRRELREYIDGLGLEISALCGDLAGHGFQDAAANPEKIEKSKRILDLAVELGTNVVTTHIGIVPEDQNDRIYDAMQRSCDELGIYAKSMNAYFAIETGPEPAAHLKSFLDHLTTNGVSVNFDPANMVMVTGDDPVEGVKLLKDYVVHTHVKDGVRLRHMDPRDVYGFLGYNAMDHGKIADMAVSGASFKELPLGEGKVDFKAYFAALDEIGYKGYLTIEREVGDNPEMDIQKAVAFIKSFKN from the coding sequence ATGCTGCTAAATAATAAAATCGGAGTCATTGTAGACAGCTTTGGAGTCGGGGTGCGCGAGGGACTTGTTAAGGCCCAGCAGGCTGGCGCTGACGGTGTACAGATCTATGCCGTTTCGGGCGAGATGGATCCTGCCAACCTGAGTCCTGCGAAACGCCGCGAGCTGCGCGAATACATTGACGGGCTTGGCCTTGAAATTTCTGCACTCTGCGGCGATCTCGCCGGGCATGGCTTTCAGGATGCTGCAGCCAATCCGGAGAAGATCGAGAAATCGAAGCGGATTCTGGATCTGGCCGTGGAGCTGGGCACAAACGTCGTCACCACACATATTGGCATCGTGCCGGAGGATCAGAACGACCGGATCTATGATGCTATGCAGCGGTCCTGTGATGAGCTTGGCATCTACGCCAAGAGCATGAATGCCTACTTTGCGATTGAGACTGGGCCGGAGCCCGCAGCGCATCTGAAAAGCTTCCTCGATCATCTCACTACGAACGGCGTCTCGGTTAATTTCGATCCGGCCAATATGGTCATGGTTACCGGTGACGATCCTGTGGAAGGTGTGAAGCTGCTGAAGGACTATGTCGTGCATACGCATGTCAAGGACGGCGTGCGGCTGCGTCACATGGACCCCCGCGATGTCTACGGCTTCCTGGGCTACAATGCTATGGACCATGGAAAAATCGCGGATATGGCTGTCTCCGGGGCCTCATTTAAGGAGCTCCCGCTAGGGGAAGGCAAGGTGGACTTCAAGGCTTACTTCGCTGCGCTTGATGAGATTGGCTATAAAGGTTATCTGACCATTGAACGGGAAGTTGGCGACAATCCGGAGATGGATATCCAAAAGGCCGTAGCCTTTATTAAATCCTTCAAGAATTAA